The genomic stretch GAACACGAGCACGATGTCGTTCACCGAGACCTGGACCAGCGTGTAGTTCGCGTCGCCGCGGGTGAGGTGGCTCCAGACGAAGACCATCGCGGTGCACGGGGCGACGCCGAGCAGGATCATGCCTGCGACGTACTGCGCGGCGTCCTCGGGTGGGACGAGGCCGGCGAAGACGTGGTGGAAGAAGAGCACGCCGAGCCCGGCCATCGTGAACGGCTTGATGAGCCAGTTGACGACGAGGGTCAGAACGAGCCCCTTCGGGTTCTTGCGGACGTCGCTCAGGCACGACGGATCGACCCCGAGCATCATCGGGTAGATCATCAGCCAGATGAGCACGGCGACGACGAAGTTCACGCTCGCCCACTCCAGCGAGGCGACGACCTCGAAGGCGGCGGGGACGAGCAGCCCGAGCCCGACGCCGACGGCGATGGCCAGCGCGACCCAGAGCGAGAGGAAGCGCTCGAAGACCCCCATCAGAGCGACTCCACGAGCGCCTTGAGGAGGGCGACCGCGCCGGGCTCGACGCAGTAGCAGACGCGCGGTCCGTCCACGTCACCGCGGATCAGGCCTGCTTCCTTCAGCTGCTTGAGGTGCTGCGAGACGGTGGACTGCGCCAGCGGGAGCTCGCCCACGATGTCGCCGACGATGCACCCCTCCTGACGCACGAGGAGCCGGAGGATGGCGACCCGCGCGGGGTGCGCGACGGCCTTGGCCAGCCGCGCCAGCTGCCGGTTGGCCTCCGCCTCGTCGGTGGGCACGGGCGGCATTGGCTCGGCCGGGGGACAGCACGCCGCGGGTCTGGAAGGGGCCTTCAAACGCATATCGCCGATATACGATGATAGCCCGCGACGTCAACCTCCCGCGGGGTGTCCGCGGGAGGTCGGCGCGTGTCCGCGGCGTCAGATCAGGATCGACGTGCACACCCCCGTGGGGACGTCGCAGGTCAGCGGGTCGCAGCAGTCGGCGTCGCTCTCGCAGGTCGTGCCGCAGGTGCCGTCACCGCCGCAGGTGTAGCCGCCCGGGCAGTCGCCGCAGCGGTCGCAGGTCGGCGGCGGGGTGTCGGGGCAGTCCTCTCCGACCTCGAGGATCGCGCGGTCGTAGTGCACGCCGAGCGAGCCCGCGGCCTCGACGCGGCGCCCGAAGACGGAGCCGTAGATCTCGCTCTCTCCCGTGAACGAGATCGGCGCGCGCGGCGCGTAGAGGTTGCCGACGAAGGCCGAGGTGCCCTGGAGCGAGACCTCACCCGCGCCGCCGACGTAGACGCGCGTCGCCGCGGGGCGCTCCGGGTCGCCGAAGCTCAGGGTGCCGGCGCCCTGCAGCGTGCCGGCGATGAAGACGTCGAGCTCCCCCTCCGGGCCCAGCTCCACGTTCAGGCTCCCGGCGATGGTCACGTCGCCGCCCACGAAGAGCGCGGTGCGCCCCGCGACCTCCAGGGTGAGGCCGCCGGTCCCACCGATGCCGTCGAGGTAGAAGCGCCCGCAAGGCAGCGTGATCCGGTGCTCGCTCACGAGGTCCGTGTACGCGTCGGGGGCGAGGTCGACCTCGGCGTTGTGGTTGTCGGTCGCGGTGGCGGCGACGATGGCGCCGATGTCGAGCACGTCGTCTCCGCAGGGGCAGGGGGGCGCGACGCTGACCGGCCCGGTGATCGTGTCGCCACCGACGCGCACGCCGACGGCCGTCGAGCCCGCGGGCTGGTGCAGGTCGCGCGCGATGGAGAAGCTCCCGATCCCCGCGACGTCTCCGACCACGCGCGCGTCCCGCGCGACCGCGCCTTCGCCCGTCAACCGCACGCTGCCGCCCGCGCGGAGATCGCCCCCGACGCGGATGCCAGACCCGACGAAGGTCACCTCGTCGAGCCCCGCGGAGCTCAGCGTGCCGCCGATGTCGACGGTCGACGTGGACGAGAAGGTCCCGTTGGTGCCCACCGGACCGCCGGAGTCGGTGATGGTGCCGTCGGCGTCGCTGTCGAACGAGTCGGTCACGAACGAGCCCACGGGCTCGAACGACTCACACGCGCAGACCGCGTAGCGGAACACACGCTCCGCCACTTCGCCCGTGCACACGTCGCGCGTCGCGCCCGGCACCACCACGGCCGGGCCACGCCCGGCGCAGAACGCGGCGCGGCCGTCCGAGAGGGGCGCGGCGTCGGTGGCGGGCGCGCCGTCGGTCGGCGTGGGGCTGCCGTCGAGTGACGCGCCCCCGTCGGAGGTGGCCACCACGTCGGTGCCGCCACAGGCCGCCGCGAGGATGAGGGCCGCGACGAAGGTCAGGCTGTTCTGTGCGTGCATGTCACCCCAGTGACGCGACCCACGGGATCGGGTCACGGGAATTTCGACCTTGCTCGAGATCCACTTTCGTCGACACCCTCGCCCGTGGCCCGCGGCGCCATCGCGATCGTCCTCTCTCTCCTCGCGCTCGGAGCGCGCGGCCGCGCACAGGGCCAAGCGCCCTCGCTGCGGGTGCACATCGTCGACGACGGCGACCTCGGCCCCTTGCGCGACCGGCTGCGCGGGCAGCTCAGCGACGTCGACCTGTCGCTGTCGGTCGGGCCCGACGCCGGGGCCTCGCACGACGTCCTGCTCCGGTTCGAGGGGATGGACAGCCTGGACGGCCCGACGCCACAGCTCACCGTCCTCGTCACCATGCCCGCGGAGGGCGCGACCCTGCGCCAGCGCCTGCGGCCGATGGGTCGCGGCGGCGAGCGCTCCGCCCTGCTCGAGCAGGCGGCGATGTTCGTCCGCGCCACGCTCCTCGCGCTCGCGGAGGGCGGCACCCTCGGCGTGGAGGCCGCCGATCCGCCCGAGCCCGATCCGGTCACCGAGGTCGACCCGCCAGCTCAGCGCGTGCAGCCGGCGATCGCCGTCGGCGTGTGGGGCGCAATCGACGGGCAGACCACGTTCGGCCAGCGCGGGCTCGAGCTCGCCTTCGCCCTCGAGCTCGACGTCGTACGTCTCGGCGCGCGGCTGGCGTTCGGGCTGCCGAGCGAGAGCGAGGACGATCGCGCGCGCCTCCACCTCTGGCACCACGGCGCCGACGCCTACGTCTCGCTCGAGGGCGAGCCGGTCGAGGGCGTGCATCTCGGCGCGGGCGCGTCTCTGGGCGTGGCCCTCGTCCACCGCTCCACGGAGCCCGTCCAGCCCGGGATCGCGTCCACCCCGCCCGCCTGGACGGCCTCCTTTCGCCTCGGCCCGAGGCTGTCCGCGCGCTGGCGGCCCCGGGGCAGCCGCCTCGAGCTGGAGCTCGCGTTCGCGCTGGATATCGTGCCCTCGCCCGTCGTGTTCGCCTACGCGCCAGATGGGGCGGCCCGGTCGCTCTGGCCGGCTCAGCCGCGCCTCGGCGTCGCCCTCCGGATGTTACCGTGACCCGATCCGCGCCCCCGTGACACCGAGGTCATGGAGCGTGATGTCCGCGAGACCCCTGATGCAGCCCGAGCCGTCGACGGATCCTCTGACCGCGTTGGCCATGCGCGCCGCGGGGGGCGACGCGTCGGCGCAGGAGGAGCTCATCACCGCGACCCTCCCGCGCGTCCGCAACCTGGTCCGTTACCTCGTCCGCGGGGACCAGGACGTCGACGACATCGCTCAGGACGCGCTCGTCACGGTGCTCCGTCGGCTGCACACGT from Sandaracinaceae bacterium encodes the following:
- a CDS encoding metalloregulator ArsR/SmtB family transcription factor, whose product is MRLKAPSRPAACCPPAEPMPPVPTDEAEANRQLARLAKAVAHPARVAILRLLVRQEGCIVGDIVGELPLAQSTVSQHLKQLKEAGLIRGDVDGPRVCYCVEPGAVALLKALVESL